GTGATGGCATATGTTGTGAAGCCATTTACTATCGGAGATTTGGTTCCTGCTATTGAAATTGCAATTAGCCGACATACTCAGATGAAATCACTTGCCGAAGAGGTTGCCGATCTCCATGAACGACTTGAGACTCGAAAAATTATTGATCGAGCCAAAGGGATTTTGATGAAGGCGCTAAACCTTTCAGAGCCAGAAGCATTTTCTTGGATTCAAAGGGCTGCAATGGACCGCCGCCTGACCATGAAAGAGGTCGCCCAAGCCGTCATTTCCCCTGAGGCCGCCCTGGATAAGTAGCTCGTCCTAGCAAATATGAGCCACAGGAAAATCACCTAATTTCGTGATGCAAAAGTAACCTCCCACGCCGTATTTCGGGCAATTACACCTTGTCTCAACTAGGGGTTGAGCATTACTCTTCTCACCTCCCTGTCCCGGGACACAAGCATGAAAAAACAGGAAGGCAATACATGAACAAGAAGCTCATCAGCGCTCTTGCTATTGCTGCTGCTACAACTCTCGCTCTTGGCGTAGTTGCAACAGCTCCAGCAAATGCAGCAGCGAAGAAGAATGTAACACTCGCATTCCAGGGTCCACTAACAGGTCCTGATGCACAGCTCGGCCAGGATCAATTCCCTGGTGCAGAGTGGGCAATTGCGCTTTACAACGCAAAGAACCCAGCTGTAAAGATCACACTTATCAAGGCTGACTCACAGTGCGACGGAACAGTTGCTGCAAACATCGCTCCTGGTGTTGCTGCTAACAAGGCAGTTATCGGCGTTATCGGAACATCATGTTCTGGTGAAGCACGTAACTCATTCCCTGCATACAAGGCTGCTGGCCTCACAATGGTCGCACCTTCAGCATCAGCTGTATCACTAACAGATCCAAAGGCTCCAGACCGTGGATTCCCAGTCTTCCACCGCGTTGTAGCTCACGATGGTTTCCAGGCACCAGCTCTAGTTCGCTATGCAACTAAGGGTGTCTCATCACCAAAGATCTACCTCGTTGATGACCAGACCACATACGGCGCAGGTCTCATCAAGTACGCAATGGCTCCAGCTAAGAAGATCGGTGTTGCAGGTACAGATTCAGTTCCACGCGGAACTGCTGACTGGACTTCAGTAGCATCAAAGGTCAAGGCTTCAGGCGCTAACGTTGTTATCTACGGTGGTTACACAGTAGAAGCAGCGAAGTTCTTCAAGGCTCTTCGCGATGGTGGATACACAGGTATCCTTGCAGCTGGAGATGGTGTTAACACATCAGACTTCCCAGATCTAGCAGGTAAGGCAGCTGACGGCGTTCGCCTCACAGCAGCAGATGTTCCTTTCGACTCACTTCTAACTGCAGCAGAACTTGCTTCATTCCAGAAGATCACAGGCGTAAAGGTTCCTGGTCTCTACTCAGCAACTGCATACAACGCAGCACAGGTGTTCATCACTTGTATCGAACAGGGCAAGCTAACTCGCCCAGCGATTCAGCTATGCGTTAACAGCCAAACCTTCAAGGGTGCAGGCGGATCATCAATCAAGTTCAACCGTTATGGAGACATCATCGGTGGAGCTGACGTGGGTGGTTACCTCGTAAAGAACGGAAAGATCGTCTACGACGCAATTGCTTAATAAGCACTGCATCTAGTAACACTTTCAATATGTAGTAGGGAGTGGCCATCTTCGCAATACACTGCGGAGGTGGCCACTCCTCATAACACTCTTAGTACCTTCAAAGATCGGTAGATATGAACTTTTCAGTCATAACGACCCAGTTCTGGTCCCTAGTTCTTCAAGGACTTGCCCTCGGTCTGATTTACTCACTTGTCGCACTCGGATACACCATGGTGTACGGAGTTTTGAGACTCATTAACTTTGCAAACTCAGAAGTATTTATGTTGGGAACATTTGCTGTTCTCTGGGTGGAAATTACATTCCTTGGCCATCCAATCAACGCTAAACCGCTGCAAGGTTTCGAGTTGGTTTACACACTCGTCATTGCACTCGTCGGCTCCATGATTGCTTGTGCAGTCTTAGCCGTGCTTGTTGAGCTTGTCGCATATCGACGACTCCGAGCTCGAGGTGCAAATAGACTCGCCTCACTTATTTCAGCTATTGGCGTATCAATCTTTCTTCTTGAAGGCATGCGCATGTACACGAAGTCTCGTCCTGCTTCCGCCCCTCGCTTGCTCGAGAAGTGGTCTTTTGGAGAAATAGCAGGAGCAAACTTCCGCATCGACACAATGCTTGCAATCGTTTCCCCGATTATCATCTTCGTAGCTCTTGATCAGTTCGTTAATCGATCACGACTTGGTAAAGCTATTCGCGCAGTATCGATGTCAGAAGATAATGCGAAGTTGATGGGAATTAACATCAACCGAGTTATCTCTATGACATTCCTTATCGGTGGTCTCACCACAGGTGCGGCTGCTTTCCTCTATACAACCGTCTATGAAAACACAGTCTTTAACGTCGGCTTTAATATGGGTATCGCAGCATTTACTGCCGCAGTTCTCGGTGGAATCGGTAACCTTCGTGGAGCTTTCTACGGTGGTCTTGCACTGGGAATGATGGAGCAGTTCGCTTCAGCAATTCTCGGATCACAGTGGAAGGCAGTAACAGTCTTCGTTATCTTGGTCCTTATCCTTCTCTTCAAACCGAATGGCCTCTTTGGTGAGGCAGTACAGCAGACGAGGACATGATGAATACACTTCGAAACTTTAATCTTCGCGATAAAGGCGCAGAAATCTGGGCAGGCTGGAACCGTCCAGTTCGTACTGTCTTTGTCGTTGCGATGATAATCATCGTGGGTCTGATTCCATTTGCAGCAGATTGGGGTCCTACAAGCTTCCTCAATACACCGATTACTTCATTCCAAAACGTTCTGGTCTATCCAGTTGGAATGTTTGTACTCATGGCACTTGGCCTCAATATCGTGGTGGGAAAGTCGGGACTTCTCGATCTTGGATATGTTGCCTTCTTTGCCATCGGAGCCTACGCACAAGCAATTCTCTCCACGCTTTTTGGGTGGAATACATGGGAGATTCTTCCATTCGGAATTATCTTCGCGATGATTTCAGGTGTGATTCTGGGTCTTCCGGCACTTCGACTTCGTGGCGATTATTTAGCAATCATCACTCTAGGTTTTGGTGAGATCGTTCGCATCGTTGCACTGAATCTCTCTGTGACAGGTGGACCTAACGGAATCGCGGGTATCCCAAACCCTCCAACAATCTTTGGTTTCGAATTCAATCTCATGTTCCCAGAACACTTCTTCTGGTTGGTTTTTGTCATGATCTTGCTCGTAATCTGGATGATTCGCCGCTTTACGGTGCGCCGCCCAGGTCGTGCGTGGGAAGCGATTCGCCAGGATGAAGATGTTGCAGCGCTCATGGGCGTCAACACTTTGATCTACAAACTGTGGTCGTTCGTGATTGGCGCTGCAGTCGGTGGCGCAGCAGGAGTTCTCTATGCATCTAAGGTCATGGTGATCTCACCGGATATGTTCAAGTTTGAAGTCTCAATCTTAATTCTTGCCTGCGTAGTCTTCGGGGGAATCGGAAATATCTGGGGAGTCGTGCTGGGAGCATCAATGCTTGCCTACCTCCCAGAGCGTATTCGCTTCATCTCTGATGCACGTCAAGTGATCTTCGGACTCGTTCTTATCTTGATGATGAACTTGCGTCCAGATGGATTACTTCCACGAAAGAAACGTGAAAAGATTACAGAGAAGAGGTCTATGTAATGTCTGAGAAACTTCTCGAACTTAAGAATGTAACTATTAAATTCGGTGGCGTTACAGCCCTGAATGAAGTTAATTTCCATGTCAATAAGGGTGAAATCTGCGCTCTTATTGGTCCTAATGGTGCAGGAAAGACAACAGTATTTAACGTTGTTACTGGTGTTTATCCAATCACATCAGGTGAAATGATGTTTAAGGGCAAGAGCCTTTCTGGTCTTAAGCGCCATCAAGTTACCAAAGCGGGCCTAGCTCGTACTTTCCAGAACGTCCGTCTCTTTGGAGATATGACCGCACTCGAAAATGTCATCACAGCAACCGATGTCCATAAGAAGACCGGACTCTTACGCGCTTTGATTGGCACTCCACTTAACCGTCGTGAAGAGAAGGAGAGCAAAGAGCGCGCATACGAGCTCTTGTCGCTCATGGGTATAGATCACCGCGCTGATCAACTTGCTAAAAATCTTCCCTACGGAGATCAGCGTCGCCTTGAGATTGCTCGTGCACTCGGAACAGAGCCAGAGTTATTGCTCCTTGATGAACCGGCTGCAGGATTTAACCCTGCTGAAAAGGTTGAGCTAGCAAACCTGATCAAGAAGATTCGCGATAGGGGATACACGGTCCTTCTCATCGAGCACGATATGTCCCTCATCATGGGAATCTCTGACCGCGTTGCAGTTCTCGACTTTGGTTCAAAGATTGCAGATGATCTTCCATCAGTAGTTCAAAACGACCCTCGTGTTATTGAGGCTTACCTAGGAGTGCCAGCAGATGCGTCTTGAAATTAAAGATCTTCGTGTTCACTACGGCAAGATTGAAGCTATCAAAGGTGTTTCAGTTGTCGTAAACCAAGGTGAAATTGTGACCCTTATCGGTGCTAATGGTGCGGGTAAGACAACAATTTTGAAGACTATCTCTGGCCTTCGCAATGTCACTAGTGGATCCATTACTTTTGACGGTGGAGAGATCAGTAAAGTTCCGGCACATGAGCGTGTGGATCTAGGCATCTCACAAGTTCCTGAAGGTCGCGGAATCTTCCCTGGTATGACAGTTCTTGAAAACCTTGAGATGGGTAAGTTCAACCGTAAGAATCGTAAAGCGGAGATGGATGAAGATCTTGATCGCATCTATACCTTGTTCCCACGTTTGAAGGAGCGCACTTCACAAGCTGGTGGAACTCTTTCAGGTGGTGAGCAGCAGATGCTTGCAATGGGTCGCGCACTGATGGCTCGTCCGAAGGTCTTGCTCCTTGATGAGCCTTCTATGGGACTTGCACCTCAGATGATTGCAAATATCTTCCGCATCATCACTGAGATCAATAAGCAGGGCGTAACCATTCTTCTGGTTGAGCAGAATGCACAGCAGGCTCTACAACGTGCTGACCGTGCTTATATTCTGGAAACAGGAAATGTTACAAAGGAAGCAGCAGCTTCTGACCTACTCAATGATCCAGCTGTCCGCGAGGCATACCTCGGAACAGGTGCTCATTAATTACTGATTAATCCTTATTTAAAATGAGGCAGGTTATGCGAGCAGTACAGGTTCGCTGACCTGCCTCGTTTGTTATTACGATCTCATAGACGCAGAGTGTGCGACCAAGTGAGACTGGGGTAGCAACAGCTGTCACATATCCACTCGATGTTGATTTATGGTGAGTTGCGTTGATATCTACGCCCACAACTTTGCGGTCAGGGCCGGCATGTAATTGAGTACCGATAGAACCTAGTGATTCAGCGAGAACAACGTTAGCTCCACCGTGGAGAATGCCTATGGGTTGAGTATTTCCCTCAACAGGCATACGTGCCACCAAACGCTGCGGTGAGACTTCGAGCATTTCGATACCCATCTTGATATCGAGAGCGCCTTGTCCACGTTCTTTGATGATTGCTAAGTAATCAGGTTCACTCATAGTTGCAGAGTTTATATCTATGATGAGTGCCATGGCTACGAAGAGATTGCTCCTTATCGATGGCCATTCCATGGCCTATCGAGCATTCTTCGCACTTCCTGCCGAGAACTTCACAACGGCGCAAGGCCAGCACACCAATGCCATCTATGGCTTTGCAACGATGCTGATTTCCCTATTAAAGGATGAGAAGCCGACTCATGTCGCTGTGGCATTTGATGTCTCGCGCAAGACCTTCCGTACTGAAATCTTTCCTGAATATAAGGCCAATCGTGCCAAGACCCCCGATGAATTTCGTTCACAGATGTCCTATCTACATGAGTTGGTGAAAGGTTTTGGAATCAGCCAATTTAAAATAGAAGGCTTTGAAGCAGATGACATCATCGCAACGATTACAAAGCGTGCAGAGAAAGAGGGTGCAGAGGTTCTCATCTGTACTGGTGATCGGGATAGCTTTCAGCTAGTTACGAAGCAGACGACAGTTCTCTATCCCAAGCGTGGTGTCTCTGAGATGGCGCGTATGACACCGGATGCCGTGCAAGAAAAGTATGGAATGTCGCCTGAGCAATATCCAGATTTTGCAGCTCTTCGAGGAGATCCCAGTGATAACTTGCCATCAATCCCAGGGGTTGGAGAGAAGACTGCATCAAAATGGGTTATTGAATATGGCTCACTGGGTGAGCTTCTTGCACAAGCCGAGAAGGTGGGCGGAAAAGTTGGAGAATCACTTCGCGCCAATATCGATAATGTAAAGCGCAATCGCGAACTTACCCAGCTCATCCATGATGCACCGATGGATTTCACCATTGATGCTCTTGCTTGGAGCGGTGTTGCAGAATCTGATCTCACCTCACTCTTTGAACAACTTGAATTTCGCACACTGAAAGATCGATTGAAAGTTATCTCTGCAGCAGGTGCGCAGACGCCTGCGAAGGAGGAAGCTAAATCATCAGAGCCTGAATTCTCTCTCTTTGGTTCAGAGATTGACTCATCTGTTCTTACATCAGATGAGGTGAGCGCCAAGATTGGTGGGCAGCAAGGTGCAATCTCGATTGCATATGAACTAGTCGATGATCGACTGCATCGTTATGCCATTGCACTGGATAAGAAGACAGCATTTTTAGTTCACTCATCAGAGATGGGGGAGTGGGCGACAAATCCAGCGGTTGAAAAGATAGCCCACGATGCAAAGTCTGTGGCTCGCGATAATGGACTCACAGGAGTTGTCTTCGATACATCTCTTGCCGCATACCTTGTAAATCCTGGAGTTCGTTCACAGGAGGTCAAAGATCTGTTGGAGCGTTGGGGCGATGGCAGTCAGATAGATGAGTCTTCACCTGAACAAATACTGCTCACAACAGCATGTGCACTCTTTGGACTTCGAGATTCATTATCTAAGGAACTTAACGATCGTGGATTAACAAAGCTCTATCACGAGCTCGAACTCCCGATTGCTGACTTATTGGCGTTGATGGAGAACCGTGGAATCGCAGTAGATAAGAAGGGCCTAGAAACGCTTGCCATATTCTTTGATAGCGAAGTAGCCCGTGAGACCAAGATTGCCCATGATGCAGCAGGACATGAATTTAATGTGGGCTCACCTAAGCAGCTACAAGTTGTTCTCTTTGATGAACTTGGTCTTCCCAAGACGAAGAAGATTAAGACCGGTTACACCACGGATGCTGATGCTCTTACGTGGCTCTTTGAGAAGACTTCGCACCCAGTTCTTGCCGCCCTTCTTCGTATTCGTGAGACAAAGAAGCTAGCGACAACTATTGAAGGCTTACTCGTTGAAATTCAAAAGGATAAGCGAATCCACACCCACTTTGCACAGACAGTTGCAGCAACTGGGCGCTTGTCATCTGTGGGACCTAACTTGCAGAACATTCCCGTGCGCACAGAAGAAGGGCGCAAAATTCGTGGGTGCTTCATTGCAGGTAGTGGCTATGACGCACTTCTGACAGCAGATTACAGTCAGATTGAGATGCGCATCATGGCTCACCTATCTCATGATGAACATCTACTGAAAGCATTTGAATCAGGGGAGGATCTTCATGCAACAGTTGCTGCAGAAGTCTTTGGTGTGAAAGCTGCAGATGTTGACCCCGAGATGCGTCGTCAGATAAAGGCGATGTCCTATGGGCTTGCTTACGGTCTGAGTTCTTATGGACTAGCTGTGCAGCTTGATCTGACCCCTCCTGCAGCACAAGATTTGATGGATAGATACTTCGAACGCTTCGGTGGCATTCGCGATTACCTCAAAACTGTTGTCGATGATGCACGCAAAGTTGGTTACACAGAAACTGTTATGGGGCGCCGCCGCTACCTTCCCGATCTCATGCATGACAATCGTCAGAGACGTGAGGTTGCAGAGCGCATGGCACTCAACGCTCCAATCCAAGGATCTGCTGCAGACATCATCAAGCAAGCGATGCTTAATGTGCAGGGAGCACTGGTTGCCGGTAAGTATGAGTCGCGCTTGTTATTGCAGGTTCACGATGAACTTATTTTGGAAGTTAAAACTGCAGAAATTGATGCAGTCTCAGAACTTGTCCGCGAGCAGATGGGTAAGGCATATCCGCTTCGTGCACCACTAGATGTCTCAGTGGGTATTGGAAAGAGTTGGAACGAAGCTGCTCACTAAGTCGTTGTGGGGGAGTTATCTTTCATCGCTGCGAGATCTTCTTCATCTGTTGGAATTCGATCTGCTGCGATAAGCCGAGCTTTGCCTAGTGCGAGAATTATGTATCCGATACCGATACATGCTGTTGTGATCGAGAGTGCGATAGTCGGAGAGAGTTTTTCTGAGATAACTCCTCCAAATGCTGAACCAATAGACATCAACGTTCCTTCAACGGTCCAGAGCCAACCCATCATCGCGGTTGGAGAACCTTGAGGTCGGATCGCCTCCATGACTTCCCAATAGAAGACCATGATTGCTCCACCGAGAAGTCCTAGTAGTGCAGCGGCTATAACCATGGTCCAACCTGGATGGGTGAGCACCATAGGAATTGATGCAAAGAACCAGACGCCATATGTTCTGCGCATTGCACGAAGTGAGGATGTTCGCTTAGAGACGAGCCCTGCAAGTAATCCTCCAATAATGTTTGCAAGGCCCATCGCGGTAAATATCCACGCAGTCATATAGGGGACTTTTTCAATTGTTGTAAATGCAGGTACTGCCACATCAAAGACGCCCCAACCAAATCCAAGGAAACATCCTTCAATCATCAGAAGTTGGAGAGGCTTATGGCGCCAGAGTGGTTGGTCATCTGCAGATTTCTTCTCTGGGATCCAGCTCCGTGAAACTTTTGTGAGCGCAAGTGCTCCGCCACCTAAGAGCATGAGCCCACCACAAATATTCAGCGGCAGAGATGGGCGAGATGAGAGAGCGAGAGATGTCGCGATAACTGGACCAACTACACCTGCAGTACTCATGACTGCGGTATCCATCGCATAGGCGGTGCGCAGATAATTATCAGGAACGATAATCTTCCAAAGAGGGCGTACGGATAAGTTAATTGGGGGAGCGCTTAGCCCCATGACAAATGCAAAGATCAACATCAATGGTTTTGATTCAATTGCATTGAGTGCAAATGCCATACCTGCATATGCTGGAACCATGATTCGAAGCGGCCACGTTTGACCGTACTTATCCATAATGGAGCCACGGATACCGGCAGTAAGGGAACCCGCTGCTGCATTGAGTCCGATTGCAAAACCGGCAAAGGCGATAGAACCAGTTGTCTGCTCTGCTTTAAAGAAGATCGATAATCCCACCATTCCGTATGCAACGCGAGCTGGGAAGCAGGCAAGAAGAAGGCCCCATACATTGGGAAAACGGAATAACTCCATATAGCGCTTCATTGCACCGCAATCCTATGTGCAGTCCTTCATTTCTATGCGGGGATTTGCCTGTAAATCACCCCCACCAATACTCTTAGCCTCCCGATTCACCTGAAGCGGGAAAAATTTCATAGTCCTATCCCTACTACTTTCTATCCCCACGGAGCATCTTGACTACACAAATTGCAATAAATGACATTGGATCAGCGGAAGATTTTCTAGCCGCAATTGAAGGAACAATCAGAAATTTCAGTGACGGAGACCTCGTCATTGGCACAGTCGTTCAAATTGATCGCGAAGAAGTACTCCTAGACGTCGGATACAAGACTGAAGGCGTAATTCCATCACGCGAACTCTCTATCCGCCACGATGCAGATCCAAATGACATCGTTAAGGTTGGAGATAAAGTTGAAGCGCTTGTTCTTCAGAAGGAAGATAAAGAAGGACGCCTAATTCTCTCTAAGAAGCGTGCTCAGTATGAGCGTGCATGGGGCGAGATCGAAGGCAAGAAAGAACGCGATGAAGTTGTCATCGGAACAGTTATTGAAGTTGTTAAGGGCGGACTTATCGTCGACATCGGATTGCGCGGCTTCTTGCCAGCATCCCTCGTTGAAATGCGTCGCGTTCGTGACCTCACTCCTTACATCGGTAAGCAGGTTGAGGCTCGCATCATCGAGCTCGATAAGAATCGCAACAACGTTGTGCTTTCACGTCGCGCATTCCTTGAGCAGACACAGTCTCAGTCACGCACTGAATTCTTGAACCAGCTCCAAAAGGGTCAGGTTCGTTCAGGCGTTGTCTCATCAATCGTTAACTTCGGTGCATTCGTTGACCTTGGTGGCGTTGATGGTCTTGTTCACGTTTCAGAGCTTTCATGGAAGCACATCGATCACCCAGGTGAAGTTGTTGAAGTTGGCGATGAAGTAACTGTTGAGGTTCTCGAAGTCGATTTCGAGCGCGAGCGTGTCTCACTCTCACTCAAGGCAACACAGGAAGATCCATGGCAGGCATTTGCTCGCACTCACACAATTAACACTGTTGTGCCAGGTGTCGTAACAAAGCTTGTTCCATTCGGTGCATTCATTCGTGTTCACGAAGGAATTGAAGGACTTGTTCACATCTCAGAGTTGGCAGAACGCCACGTTGAGATCCCAGAGCAGGTTGTTGCAGTAGATGACGAGCTCTTCGTCAAGATCATCGATATCGATCTTGAGCGTCGCCGCATCTCACTCTCATTGAAGCAGGCTAATGAAGGACATGAAGTCGAGATCGAAGCATTCGATCCAACACAGTACGGAATGTCTGCTCGTTACGATGCTGAAGGAAACTTCATCTATCCAGAAGGTTTCGATCCTGATACTCAGGAATGGAAGCCGGGATATGACACACAGCGCGAAGAGTGGGAGCGTCAATACGCGGTTGCTCAGGAGCGCTTCATGGCTCACAAGAAGCAGAAGGCTGAAGCAAAGGTCGCTGAAGAAGCTGCCGTTGTAGCAGAAGAAGCTGTTGTAGCTGAATAAGTAATTACTAAAGAGGGACTCATTCGGGTCGCGAGCTGATATTTCACTCGCACACCCCGCATGGGTCCCTTTTTAATTACCGCAAAGGTAGAGTTAAGACATGTTGGTTGTAGCGCTCACAGGTGGAATTGGTTCGGGTAAATCAACCGTTGCGCAGAACTTTGCAGAACTTGGCGCACTTGTTATTGATGCAGATCAGTTAGCACGTATGGCTATCGAGCGTGGCACAGATGGATTTGCCGATGTATTACTTCGCTTCGGAGATGAAGTCATCCTCAATGGAGATATCGACCGGAAGAAGCTCGCTGAGATTGTCTTTAGTGATGAGAAAGCCCGAAAAGATCTTGAAGCAATTATCCATCCACGCGTGCAGGCACTTTTTGCCCAAGCAGTTGCAGATCTAGAACTTGATGACATTTTGATTTATGAGATTCCGCTCCTTGTTGAGACAGGGGCTGCTGAGAAATTTGATTATGTTGTCACGGTTGAATCCGATATCGAACTGCGTAAGGCGCGTCTTCTAAAGAAGGGGCTCTACATCTCACAAATTGAAAAGCGCATGGCTTCTCAGGCAAGTGAAGAGGCCCGCACGGCTATCGCTGATGCCGTTATCCGCAACGATGGCGATGAGGATTCCCTGCTGCGTCAGGTGGAAAATCTCTGGGAGAGCGTTCTTCTACCGCAATCGCTAGGCTAACCAGGTGCGCCCGGTAACCGATCTTCAGCGAAAGGTCGCACCTTTTCAGGTCATTAGTGATTATGTTCCAGCAGGAGATCAACCTGCTGCGATTGAAGAGATTACCCGCCGTATCAATGCAGGTGAGCAAGATGTGGTACTTCTAGGCGCCACAGGAACTGGAAAGTCTGCAACGACTGCTTGGTTGATAGAACGGCTTCAACGTCCCACCTTGGTCCTTGCTCCGAATAAGACACTTGCGGCTCAGCTTGCCAATGAATTTCGAGAGCTACTTCCCAATAATGCTGTCGAGTATTTCGTTTCTTACTACGACTACTACCAACCTGAGGCATACGTTCCTCAGACAGATACATTTATTGAGAAGGATTCCAGTGTTAATGATGAGGTTGAGCGTTTGCGCCACTCAGCAACTAACTCACTTCTCACGCGGCGGGATGTGATTGTTGTGGCAACCGTGTCATGT
The genomic region above belongs to Candidatus Planktophila dulcis and contains:
- the rpsA gene encoding 30S ribosomal protein S1; this translates as MLTTQIAINDIGSAEDFLAAIEGTIRNFSDGDLVIGTVVQIDREEVLLDVGYKTEGVIPSRELSIRHDADPNDIVKVGDKVEALVLQKEDKEGRLILSKKRAQYERAWGEIEGKKERDEVVIGTVIEVVKGGLIVDIGLRGFLPASLVEMRRVRDLTPYIGKQVEARIIELDKNRNNVVLSRRAFLEQTQSQSRTEFLNQLQKGQVRSGVVSSIVNFGAFVDLGGVDGLVHVSELSWKHIDHPGEVVEVGDEVTVEVLEVDFERERVSLSLKATQEDPWQAFARTHTINTVVPGVVTKLVPFGAFIRVHEGIEGLVHISELAERHVEIPEQVVAVDDELFVKIIDIDLERRRISLSLKQANEGHEVEIEAFDPTQYGMSARYDAEGNFIYPEGFDPDTQEWKPGYDTQREEWERQYAVAQERFMAHKKQKAEAKVAEEAAVVAEEAVVAE
- the coaE gene encoding dephospho-CoA kinase, encoding MLVVALTGGIGSGKSTVAQNFAELGALVIDADQLARMAIERGTDGFADVLLRFGDEVILNGDIDRKKLAEIVFSDEKARKDLEAIIHPRVQALFAQAVADLELDDILIYEIPLLVETGAAEKFDYVVTVESDIELRKARLLKKGLYISQIEKRMASQASEEARTAIADAVIRNDGDEDSLLRQVENLWESVLLPQSLG